A single Natranaerobius thermophilus JW/NM-WN-LF DNA region contains:
- a CDS encoding NADH:flavin oxidoreductase, with translation MSHLLKSLEIGPLSLKNRLVMPPMATAKAEPDGSVNQSIFDYYSEKSDGGYISLIIVEHSFISHEGQASEYQVSIADDQKIDGLEKLAEIIQNNGSKAVMQINHAGSAAPEDIIGTKPVGPSAVPNPRKGNTPHELTEKEIQDIVEAFSNAARRTKEAGFDGVEIHSAHGYLLNQFYSPLTNKRTDKYGGDVHKRIRIHLEVIEAVKKEVGEDFPILLRLGASDYQEGGTTIEDSKIAAREFEKAGVDILDISGGHSGYMVNGLDGQGFFAPLTEAIKEVVSIPVILTGGITEPEAAEKLLIEGKADLIGVGRAILEDSTWAKRAIESLQ, from the coding sequence ATGTCACATTTACTTAAATCATTGGAAATCGGTCCATTAAGTTTAAAGAATCGTCTGGTTATGCCACCTATGGCTACAGCAAAGGCTGAACCTGATGGATCTGTTAATCAGTCTATCTTTGACTACTATTCCGAAAAATCTGATGGGGGATATATCTCATTAATCATAGTCGAGCACAGTTTTATCTCCCATGAAGGTCAAGCTAGCGAATATCAAGTTTCTATCGCTGATGATCAGAAAATAGATGGTTTGGAAAAGTTAGCAGAGATTATTCAAAACAATGGTTCTAAGGCAGTAATGCAAATAAATCACGCCGGGAGTGCAGCCCCCGAAGATATCATAGGGACAAAACCCGTAGGACCGTCGGCAGTTCCAAACCCACGCAAAGGAAATACCCCCCATGAGCTCACTGAAAAAGAGATTCAAGATATTGTGGAAGCTTTTAGCAATGCTGCCAGAAGAACTAAAGAAGCTGGATTTGACGGTGTAGAAATTCATTCTGCCCATGGTTATCTGCTTAATCAGTTTTATTCACCCCTTACTAACAAGAGAACAGATAAATATGGCGGAGATGTACATAAGCGAATTAGAATTCACCTTGAGGTAATTGAAGCAGTTAAAAAAGAAGTTGGAGAAGATTTCCCTATTCTTTTACGACTCGGAGCTTCAGATTATCAAGAAGGTGGCACTACTATTGAAGACAGTAAAATAGCAGCCAGGGAATTTGAGAAAGCGGGTGTAGATATTCTTGATATTTCGGGAGGCCATTCGGGATATATGGTGAATGGTCTTGACGGACAGGGTTTCTTCGCTCCACTGACAGAAGCTATTAAAGAAGTAGTGTCAATTCCGGTTATCCTAACTGGTGGAATTACAGAACCCGAGGCAGCCGAAAAACTACTTATTGAAGGGAAAGCTGATTTAATTGGGGTAGGTAGAGCTATACTCGAGGATTCCACTTGGGCTAAACGGGCCATTGAATCCCTACAATAA
- a CDS encoding FMN-binding protein, translating to MNYRRILLLIGVLTLVFTLVLTGCGAEEAADKNEEDQEEKQEEEEQEAENNDNNELEQIAWNQNTGNEDYQDGTYRGVFSDGGEMQVNVQFTLEDNEITDIDFRHLTYGGEDYLEPDDDTTEGLKEQHMELLDYLEGEDVRTGLAALYEPGGIVDDEVDGFSGATLRANKISYAVRDGLNRGVYSFDDIPEGYNPVLGESFEDGTYRGVFSDGGEMQVNVQFTLENNEITEIDFRHLAYDGDDYLESENELVVGIKDQHKELLDYLEGTDIRDSLVDLYEPGEIVEDEVDGFTGATLRSNKIISAMKDGLNKGVYSGDIAEAYTPHPDYSFEDGTYRGIFEDGGEMQVNTQFTLEDNVITEIGFRHLSYGGEDYLESDDDTIEGIKEQHKELIDHLEGTDIRVSLADLYEPGEIVEDDVDGFTGATLRSNKIIYSVVDGLNKGIYSQP from the coding sequence TTGAATTACCGTCGCATTTTACTTTTGATCGGAGTATTAACCTTAGTTTTTACTTTAGTTCTAACAGGATGTGGTGCGGAAGAAGCTGCTGACAAAAATGAAGAAGACCAAGAAGAAAAACAAGAAGAAGAGGAACAAGAGGCTGAAAATAACGACAACAATGAACTTGAGCAGATAGCCTGGAATCAGAACACTGGAAATGAAGACTATCAAGACGGTACCTATCGAGGGGTCTTTTCTGATGGAGGAGAAATGCAGGTAAATGTTCAATTCACCCTTGAAGACAACGAAATTACAGATATTGACTTTAGACACTTAACCTACGGTGGTGAGGATTACCTGGAACCTGATGATGATACTACCGAAGGTTTAAAAGAACAACATATGGAACTTCTTGATTACCTGGAAGGTGAAGACGTTAGAACTGGTTTAGCAGCTCTTTATGAGCCTGGAGGTATTGTGGATGACGAGGTTGATGGTTTTAGTGGCGCCACACTAAGAGCTAACAAGATTAGTTATGCTGTAAGGGATGGACTTAACAGAGGTGTTTATAGCTTTGATGATATCCCAGAAGGTTATAATCCAGTCTTAGGAGAAAGTTTTGAAGATGGTACTTATCGAGGAGTCTTCTCAGATGGAGGAGAAATGCAAGTAAATGTTCAATTCACCCTTGAGAACAATGAAATCACTGAAATTGACTTTAGACACCTAGCTTATGATGGAGATGATTACTTAGAATCTGAAAATGAATTGGTAGTAGGGATAAAAGATCAGCATAAAGAATTACTGGATTATTTAGAAGGAACTGATATACGAGACAGTCTTGTTGACTTATATGAGCCGGGAGAGATTGTAGAAGATGAAGTTGATGGCTTCACTGGAGCTACTCTTCGGTCAAACAAAATTATTTCTGCCATGAAAGATGGATTAAATAAAGGAGTATACAGTGGAGATATAGCTGAAGCTTACACACCACATCCGGATTATAGTTTTGAAGACGGAACTTACAGAGGTATTTTTGAAGATGGAGGAGAAATGCAGGTAAATACCCAATTTACTCTTGAAGATAATGTCATTACTGAGATTGGTTTTAGACATCTAAGTTACGGCGGTGAAGATTATCTAGAATCAGATGATGACACTATTGAAGGCATTAAGGAACAGCATAAAGAACTAATTGACCATCTAGAAGGTACTGATATTAGGGTGAGCCTAGCAGACCTATACGAACCTGGAGAGATTGTAGAAGATGATGTTGACGGATTCACAGGAGCTACCCTTAGATCAAATAAGATTATCTACTCAGTTGTAGATGGTTTAAACAAGGGAATATATAGTCAACCTTAA
- a CDS encoding Wadjet anti-phage system protein JetA family protein, producing MIRSYQESRCYLVNLFQQIPDNLFSPLTGRLKEVYTDLLFLIYDQHKKTIYTLDREAIINLFVEYVEDKNYKIDELTEQVHDNNISELEQLSKDARERAHYFLRRLLECGWIIQEQNYDYSYRISLPDYAFLLLESLDKIKSGYSMEFQGRVLSVYQNLTGDDGSTYVAVNQARETTEELINGLKSLNHSIKMYTERLLKTQQPKEIIQQILVDYYEEILGEQYYRLKTSDHISKYRAGILKQVKNLRHNRNEIISQAETMVKERQASNRIDAENMLYNWLEFIEENFQGMDEILNEIDNRNRRYVTSAMEKLQFQMTEGAGSEEQLKRVLRYLASQAKEEGEKQDLPSEIEQLLHLYPQRVVDDQSMKKPTRTSKEHDPAPVQVQKVDRRARDRSFARFKKRVEEEITIKDINQYVREYLGQKGSLYLHEFPRKSKQDWIKLIYILLYQNSQKAEYQITGARGDMIELDEGQVELPHQVVQLKNRSASKGASK from the coding sequence ATGATTCGTTCTTACCAAGAAAGCAGGTGTTACTTAGTGAATCTTTTTCAACAAATACCCGATAATCTCTTTTCTCCTTTGACTGGTCGCTTAAAAGAAGTGTACACGGATTTACTATTTTTAATTTATGATCAACATAAAAAGACAATCTATACTTTAGATAGGGAAGCTATTATAAATTTGTTTGTCGAGTATGTAGAAGATAAAAATTACAAGATAGATGAACTTACAGAACAAGTTCATGACAATAATATCAGCGAATTAGAGCAATTATCAAAGGATGCTCGGGAAAGAGCCCATTACTTCTTAAGAAGACTTTTAGAATGTGGGTGGATAATTCAAGAGCAAAATTATGATTATTCCTACCGAATTTCCCTACCTGATTACGCTTTTTTACTATTAGAAAGCTTGGATAAAATCAAAAGTGGCTATAGTATGGAGTTTCAAGGTAGAGTTCTATCCGTTTATCAAAACTTAACCGGTGATGATGGAAGTACTTATGTGGCGGTAAATCAGGCCAGAGAAACAACCGAAGAATTAATCAATGGTCTGAAAAGCTTAAATCACAGTATTAAAATGTACACAGAAAGACTTCTGAAAACCCAACAACCCAAGGAAATCATCCAACAGATCCTGGTAGATTATTATGAAGAAATTCTCGGAGAACAGTATTACCGCCTAAAAACCTCGGACCACATATCAAAATACCGGGCAGGAATTTTAAAACAGGTGAAAAACCTGCGTCATAATAGAAACGAAATTATCAGCCAGGCTGAAACCATGGTTAAAGAAAGGCAGGCCAGCAACCGTATAGATGCTGAAAACATGCTGTACAACTGGCTGGAGTTTATAGAAGAAAACTTTCAAGGAATGGATGAGATCTTAAATGAGATAGATAACCGGAATAGACGATATGTAACCTCAGCTATGGAGAAACTTCAGTTTCAAATGACAGAAGGTGCAGGCTCGGAAGAACAATTGAAACGAGTTCTTAGATATTTAGCCTCTCAAGCCAAAGAAGAGGGAGAAAAGCAGGACCTTCCTTCAGAAATTGAACAACTCCTTCATCTGTACCCCCAGAGGGTCGTTGACGATCAGAGTATGAAAAAACCCACTCGTACCAGCAAAGAACATGATCCTGCCCCTGTACAGGTTCAAAAAGTAGATCGAAGAGCCAGGGACAGAAGTTTTGCCAGGTTTAAAAAGCGAGTAGAAGAAGAAATTACAATCAAGGATATTAATCAGTATGTTCGAGAATACCTGGGGCAAAAGGGATCTCTTTATCTCCATGAATTTCCCCGTAAATCCAAGCAAGACTGGATTAAGTTGATATATATCCTTCTCTATCAAAACTCCCAAAAAGCTGAATATCAAATAACAGGGGCCCGAGGTGATATGATTGAACTTGATGAAGGACAGGTAGAATTGCCACATCAGGTGGTACAACTTAAAAATAGATCAGCATCAAAAGGGGCGAGTAAATAA
- a CDS encoding DUF4194 domain-containing protein yields the protein MMKWVEQYEKMSEKDKEKFQVTANRLLNKTFLVYGKDKDRQYYRFVEKNLEVFQGYFSIAKWDLLHHKRLSVFQLYNIEEKNRYRFNLQETIFLLILRLLYDEKQKDLQLTRDIVVAGFEIQEKYMALQIKDRLPSKEEMRRILRMLSGYSLLELKTGDYKDPEAKYVLYPSLKMVVDDARLDSMGELLGMDDFSIELEESDEDLEREDEEQEDIETEDIETEDITGEGEH from the coding sequence ATGATGAAGTGGGTAGAACAGTATGAAAAAATGTCTGAAAAAGATAAAGAGAAGTTTCAAGTCACTGCCAATCGACTATTAAATAAAACTTTTTTGGTCTATGGAAAGGACAAGGACCGTCAGTACTATCGGTTTGTTGAGAAAAACCTGGAAGTATTCCAGGGTTATTTCAGCATAGCTAAATGGGACTTGTTGCACCACAAGAGGTTGTCGGTTTTTCAACTGTACAATATAGAAGAAAAAAACCGGTATCGGTTTAATTTACAAGAAACCATTTTCCTTTTGATTCTTCGCTTGCTATATGACGAAAAGCAAAAGGATCTCCAACTGACCCGGGATATAGTGGTGGCAGGTTTTGAAATTCAAGAAAAATACATGGCTTTGCAAATAAAAGATAGGCTTCCCTCCAAAGAAGAGATGAGGAGGATCCTTCGGATGCTGTCAGGTTATTCACTACTGGAATTAAAAACAGGAGATTATAAAGATCCAGAAGCCAAGTATGTTCTCTACCCTTCCCTAAAGATGGTGGTGGATGATGCCAGACTTGATTCCATGGGAGAACTTCTTGGAATGGATGATTTCAGCATAGAGCTAGAGGAATCCGATGAGGACCTAGAGCGAGAAGATGAAGAACAAGAAGATATCGAAACCGAAGATATCGAAACCGAAGATATCACAGGGGAGGGGGAACACTAA
- a CDS encoding ATP-binding protein — MRSLTKVKLVNWHFFSDETMEMDNSVLITGDNGAGKSTLIDALQVVLVGNLAKVRFNSSAFEEKTTRNIKGYLKGKTGTEGETVFLRDDHDFTSYIIMEIFHSKTKTPYLVGVLFDYYQNREDFEHVFFRIDNEEYRDELIYKEENLPRNRDEFFRYLKGQGIKFKHYKNDLSGYLNDLRQLFGGVKQSFFSLIQKGISFSPITHLRSFVYDYILEERQVDVETMRDYFEKFRELEEYIEDTKKEMSALEQIDKTYQEIKQKQANLDTAKYMIYRGELEDRKARLQTKEQERTQEEQNLSKLLQDINTKEKEKTELDNKIKQVHQQIAQNSITIKIENLKKEIHNKQVEEQELSKLQENLRHQINSEAEEFEVLKKLLTTADIDSEFSNYQLLKQIIQEMRDLAKSLKENDNPEDISRAFSNSLEDMAATWKDIHRKISSTLYSLREEQKQLQNDKNQLEQEISDLEKNQILRSDSPTMKLKKILEEHLVNDRGEPVPVDIFCEAMDIKDKEWQNAIEGYLHTQRFDLLVEPGYFDDALELYERYKFSQGIDRVGLVNTDKLMESKIKVEDKALSQEIHAKKPHIKAYAEFLLGRIVKCDHERELKQYRRAITKTCMLYQNYTARQIPKNRYQPPYIGSDALRIQLETKKQELAKLKDKLSQVDQVISQLKQIEDYPDDKRDRFSNLESAYERISVLPQLRRELQELNQQLMSMDTSEIDRLKKQQKQLTKEYNETDEELGKLQTKEGQTRSNIDYLKEQIKELTDKVETASSELDNYLELIDENQRSNWKTKWDSEVQTKPPETLKANYEVQKNRLTTMINEDWNKLIQKRSDFNHEFDFPANPQSKTNDKYQQRYQNLKDSHLVEYQSQAKDVREKAEQSFREHFVAKLRENIEIAKQEVEELNRALKNMKFGTDSYRFKLSPKQELKGYYDMIMDPQLHEGHNLFTESFREKHGETINELFRDLNAEEDAFQEKMQELTDYRSYLDFEIVITDENGNQSYFSKVARDKSGGETQVPFYVAILASFYQVYGMYRNSDTLRLVIFDEAFNRMDADRVEEAIRFIDTLGFQPLIVAPTGKIQLIAPHVHTNLIVMKEKFTSFVERVSRKELLE, encoded by the coding sequence ATGAGATCACTGACCAAGGTTAAACTAGTTAACTGGCACTTTTTTTCCGATGAAACCATGGAAATGGATAATAGTGTGCTGATAACCGGTGACAATGGAGCGGGAAAATCAACACTAATTGATGCCCTTCAAGTTGTGTTGGTAGGAAACCTGGCAAAAGTTAGGTTTAACTCTTCAGCCTTTGAGGAAAAGACCACCAGAAACATCAAAGGTTATCTAAAAGGTAAAACCGGGACGGAAGGGGAGACGGTTTTTCTAAGAGATGATCATGATTTTACCAGTTATATTATCATGGAAATTTTCCATTCCAAAACCAAGACACCGTACCTGGTAGGCGTGTTATTTGACTATTATCAAAATCGAGAAGACTTTGAGCATGTGTTTTTTAGAATAGATAATGAGGAGTACCGGGATGAGTTAATTTATAAAGAAGAGAACTTACCCAGGAATCGGGATGAGTTCTTTCGCTATCTAAAAGGACAGGGTATCAAATTTAAACATTACAAAAACGACCTGTCTGGTTATTTGAATGACCTTCGCCAACTCTTTGGCGGTGTTAAACAGTCATTCTTTTCCCTGATTCAAAAAGGAATAAGTTTTAGTCCTATAACCCACCTGCGAAGCTTCGTGTATGACTATATTCTAGAAGAACGCCAGGTTGACGTAGAGACCATGAGAGACTACTTTGAAAAATTCCGGGAACTTGAAGAATACATTGAAGATACCAAAAAAGAAATGTCAGCACTAGAACAGATTGATAAAACTTATCAAGAAATCAAGCAAAAACAAGCTAATCTGGATACTGCCAAATACATGATCTACAGAGGTGAACTCGAAGATAGAAAAGCCCGTCTACAAACAAAGGAGCAAGAACGTACCCAGGAAGAACAGAACCTATCAAAGTTGTTACAAGATATTAATACTAAAGAAAAAGAGAAAACAGAACTGGATAATAAGATAAAACAAGTACATCAGCAGATCGCCCAGAATAGTATTACTATAAAAATCGAGAACTTGAAAAAAGAAATTCACAATAAGCAAGTGGAAGAACAAGAGCTATCTAAACTCCAGGAAAATCTCCGTCATCAAATTAACTCTGAAGCAGAAGAATTTGAAGTCCTGAAAAAGCTACTAACAACTGCTGATATTGACAGTGAATTTTCCAATTATCAGTTATTAAAGCAAATTATCCAGGAAATGAGGGATCTGGCTAAATCTCTAAAGGAAAATGACAACCCAGAAGATATATCCAGGGCTTTTTCTAATTCTCTAGAAGATATGGCTGCTACCTGGAAAGATATCCATAGAAAGATTTCTAGTACTCTGTATTCCCTGAGAGAAGAACAAAAACAACTACAAAACGATAAAAACCAATTAGAGCAAGAAATTTCTGATCTGGAGAAAAACCAAATCCTTCGAAGTGATTCTCCTACTATGAAACTCAAAAAAATCCTGGAAGAACATCTGGTTAATGACAGAGGCGAACCTGTCCCCGTGGACATATTTTGCGAAGCCATGGATATCAAGGATAAAGAGTGGCAAAATGCCATTGAGGGTTATCTACATACCCAGAGATTCGACCTTTTAGTAGAGCCTGGCTATTTTGACGATGCCCTAGAACTATATGAGCGCTATAAATTCTCCCAGGGAATAGACCGGGTAGGACTGGTGAATACAGATAAACTCATGGAGTCAAAGATAAAAGTCGAAGACAAAGCCTTATCACAAGAAATTCATGCTAAAAAACCTCATATCAAGGCTTATGCCGAGTTCCTTTTAGGCCGAATAGTAAAATGTGACCATGAACGGGAACTAAAACAATACAGGCGAGCCATTACCAAGACCTGCATGTTGTATCAAAACTATACTGCCAGGCAAATTCCCAAAAATAGATACCAGCCCCCCTATATCGGTAGTGATGCACTAAGAATCCAGTTAGAAACCAAAAAACAAGAACTGGCAAAATTGAAAGACAAACTAAGTCAGGTAGATCAAGTTATTTCTCAGTTAAAACAGATAGAAGACTATCCCGATGATAAACGGGACCGGTTTTCGAATCTCGAATCAGCCTATGAAAGGATTTCTGTCCTTCCCCAGCTCAGGCGAGAATTACAGGAATTGAATCAACAACTAATGAGTATGGACACCTCGGAAATAGATCGTCTTAAAAAACAACAAAAACAACTGACTAAAGAGTATAATGAAACCGATGAAGAGCTCGGGAAACTTCAAACTAAAGAAGGACAGACAAGATCCAATATAGACTACTTGAAAGAACAGATTAAAGAGCTCACTGACAAGGTAGAAACTGCCAGCTCAGAATTGGACAATTATCTAGAACTGATAGATGAGAATCAGCGAAGCAACTGGAAGACCAAATGGGATTCGGAAGTTCAGACCAAACCCCCCGAGACTCTAAAAGCCAACTATGAAGTACAGAAAAACAGGTTAACTACCATGATAAACGAAGACTGGAATAAACTTATTCAAAAGAGAAGTGATTTTAACCATGAATTTGACTTTCCAGCTAATCCTCAGAGTAAGACTAATGACAAGTACCAACAACGCTATCAAAACTTAAAGGATAGCCATCTGGTGGAGTATCAGTCCCAGGCTAAAGATGTCAGGGAAAAGGCTGAACAGAGTTTTCGAGAACACTTTGTAGCAAAGCTCAGAGAAAATATTGAAATTGCCAAACAAGAGGTAGAAGAACTAAATAGGGCCTTGAAGAATATGAAGTTTGGAACTGATTCATATAGATTCAAACTATCACCTAAACAAGAACTCAAGGGATATTATGATATGATTATGGATCCTCAACTTCATGAAGGCCATAATTTATTTACTGAAAGTTTCCGTGAAAAACACGGAGAAACAATCAATGAATTGTTTAGAGATCTCAATGCTGAAGAAGATGCCTTCCAGGAAAAAATGCAGGAACTCACCGATTACAGGTCCTATCTAGATTTTGAAATAGTAATCACTGATGAAAACGGTAATCAGAGTTATTTCTCCAAGGTAGCCCGGGATAAAAGTGGAGGGGAAACTCAAGTCCCTTTTTACGTGGCTATTCTAGCTTCTTTTTATCAAGTATACGGCATGTATCGTAATTCTGACACCCTAAGACTGGTTATCTTTGATGAGGCCTTTAATAGAATGGATGCAGATCGAGTTGAAGAAGCCATTCGATTCATCGATACCCTGGGTTTTCAGCCACTAATTGTAGCACCAACGGGTAAAATCCAGTTAATTGCTCCCCATGTTCATACTAACTTGATTGTTATGAAAGAAAAGTTCACAAGTTTTGTAGAACGAGTGTCCAGGAAGGAGCTGCTTGAGTAA
- a CDS encoding Wadjet anti-phage system protein JetD domain-containing protein produces the protein MDSNSNNNSNLSTNSNVKLTKLQKRELSKLLDKYENRKDYGKESKNPRRDFLHITEKNYPDYYHVSDSKFRLDYNAEMKELEKHGFIDLIWKKYQEGEYLEKIALQYENLEQAYSVLNRKPKIEYYRELEKIFYKYYKEASSNLNNFYEEMLSKLKHLQKLPAQVKYETPHEIEELLIGLNQLTKNKELEILKRNFSVELYRDSKRWDKYERRIVWIIKNYWSNKTDNKELDQELNQELAKPLKDHIYDIYMMEDNELLAEFGLIENPRHVNISGYMKFSTHQGEIDLVAFYPDVGLPPQMVKDMKINTLKANCIITIENLTSFYHYLSVAPDNHLVIYLGGYHNRMRRHILNKLWDFVKYQGMETKFYHWGDLDLGGFRIYNHLKEKTNIPFAPLMMDEKTYLYHIDNGHKFNKDYEKKLTDLLKDDEYSEFHNLINLMLKHKVRIEQEAVRDIVLPE, from the coding sequence ATGGATAGCAACTCAAATAACAATTCAAACTTATCTACTAACTCAAATGTTAAACTGACCAAACTTCAGAAAAGGGAGCTATCGAAACTTCTGGATAAATACGAAAACCGAAAGGACTACGGGAAAGAAAGTAAAAATCCTCGTCGGGACTTTCTTCATATAACAGAAAAAAACTATCCTGACTATTATCATGTCAGTGACAGTAAGTTTCGACTGGATTATAACGCCGAAATGAAAGAACTGGAAAAGCACGGCTTTATTGATCTTATTTGGAAAAAATATCAGGAAGGTGAATACCTGGAAAAGATAGCCTTACAATATGAAAACTTAGAACAAGCTTACAGTGTTTTGAACAGAAAACCAAAAATAGAATACTACCGCGAACTAGAGAAGATTTTTTATAAATACTATAAAGAGGCTTCTAGTAATTTAAATAACTTTTACGAAGAAATGCTTAGTAAATTAAAACATCTACAGAAATTACCTGCCCAGGTGAAGTATGAAACACCACATGAAATTGAGGAATTGTTAATAGGATTAAACCAGTTAACCAAAAATAAGGAACTTGAAATTCTGAAAAGAAACTTCTCTGTAGAACTTTATAGAGATTCTAAGAGATGGGATAAGTATGAAAGAAGAATTGTCTGGATAATCAAAAATTATTGGTCGAACAAAACTGATAATAAAGAATTAGATCAAGAACTAAATCAAGAACTAGCTAAACCGCTTAAAGATCATATATATGATATATATATGATGGAAGATAATGAACTGCTAGCAGAGTTTGGATTGATTGAAAATCCACGTCATGTAAATATTAGCGGATACATGAAGTTTTCTACTCATCAGGGTGAGATCGACCTAGTAGCATTCTACCCCGATGTGGGACTCCCACCTCAAATGGTCAAAGATATGAAAATTAATACTCTTAAAGCGAATTGTATAATAACTATAGAAAATTTAACATCCTTTTATCATTATCTAAGTGTTGCCCCTGATAATCATCTGGTGATTTACCTGGGAGGTTATCACAATAGGATGAGAAGACACATTCTCAATAAGTTATGGGATTTCGTCAAATACCAAGGAATGGAAACCAAGTTTTATCATTGGGGTGATTTAGATCTTGGGGGATTTAGGATTTATAATCATTTGAAAGAGAAAACTAACATTCCCTTTGCTCCTCTTATGATGGATGAAAAAACCTACCTGTACCATATTGATAATGGTCATAAATTTAACAAAGATTATGAGAAAAAATTAACTGACTTATTAAAGGACGATGAATATAGTGAGTTCCATAACTTAATTAATCTCATGTTGAAACACAAGGTGCGAATTGAACAGGAAGCTGTTAGGGATATTGTGTTACCTGAGTAA